TGCCGCGGAGGGTGTCCTTCTCGGCGAGCGCGCGTTCGGCGACCGCGGCGAGGGAGGTCCGGAAGCCCTGGTTCATCGTGTTGGCCGACTGGGCGGGGTCGTCAAGGACGAGGGTGACGACGCCCGTTCCGTCCTGTTCCCAGCGGATGGTGGTGGACTCGCTCATGCTGCTGCTCCGTAGCGACGAGTTGCTTGGCGGACGGGACGGGTCAGACGCGTTCGACGATCGTGGCGACGCCCATGCCGCCGCCGACGCAGAGCGTGACGAGGCCGTACCGCTTGTCCTGGCGCTCCAGTTCGTCCACGAGGGTGCCGAGGATCATCGCGCCGGTGGCGCCGAGCGGGTGGCCGAGCGCGATGGCGCCGCCGTTGACGTTGACCTTGTCGAGGGGCAGGCCCATCTCGGCGACGTAGCGCAGGACGACGGCGGCGAACGCCTCGTTGATCTCCACGAGATCGATGTCGTCGACGGTCAGTCCGGCCTTGGCGAGGGCCTTGCGGCTGGCGGGCGCGGGGCCGGTGAGCATGATGGTGGGTTCGGAGCCGGAGACGGCGGCCGAGACGATCCGGGCACGGGGTGTCATGCCGTACCGCTCGCCGGTCTCGCGGGAGCCGATCGCGACGAGGGAGGCGCCGTCCACGATGCCGGAGGAGTTGCCCGCGTGGTGGACGTGGTCGATCTTCTCGACCCAGTGGTACTTCTGGAGCGCCACCGCGTCGAAGCCGCCGCGTTCGCCGATCTGCGCGAACGACGGCTTGAGCGCGGCCAGCGAGTCGGCGGTGGTGCCGGGCCGCAGGTGCTCGTCGTGGTCGAGGACGGTGAGTCCGTTCATGTCGCGGACGGGGACGACGGAGCGGGCGAACCGGCCGTCCTTCCAGGCCGCCGCCGCGCGTTCCTGGGACAGGGCCGCGTACGTGTCGACGTCACGCCGGGTGAAGCCGCCGAGGGTGGCGATCAGGTCGGCGCCGATCCCCTGGGGGGCGAAGCCCGTACGGATGCTGGTCATCGGGTCCATCGCCCAGGCGCCGCCGTCGGAGCCCATCGGCACCCGCGACATGGACTCGACACCGCCGGCCAGGACCAGGTCCTCCCAGCCCGAACGGATCTTCGCCGCGGCCAGGTTGACGGCTTCGAGACCGGAGGCGCAGAAGCGGTTCTCCTGAACGCCGGCGACGCTGTCGGGCAGTCCGGCGGCGACGGCGGCGATCCGGGCGATGTCGGAGCCCTGGTCGCCGAGGGGGCTGACGACGCCGAGGACGACATCGTCGATGGCCGCCGGGTCGAGGCCGGGGAACCGGTCGCGCATCTCGTGGATCAGACCGACGACGAGATCGACCGGCTTGGTGCCGTGCAGGGCGCCGTTGGCCTTGCCGCGACCGCGCGGGGTGCGGATCGCGTCGTACACATACGCTTCGGTGCTCACGTCAGCGGCCTTTCGGAGTCGTGTCGGAGTCGGCGGTGGCGCTGTCGGTGACGGGGCCGCTGTCGGTGACGGCGGCGGTTTCGGTGGTGACGGCGGTCCCGTGGAGGCTCGGTACGTCCCAGTCGTGGGCGATCC
Above is a window of Streptomyces sp. NBC_01498 DNA encoding:
- a CDS encoding acetyl-CoA C-acetyltransferase, with product MSTEAYVYDAIRTPRGRGKANGALHGTKPVDLVVGLIHEMRDRFPGLDPAAIDDVVLGVVSPLGDQGSDIARIAAVAAGLPDSVAGVQENRFCASGLEAVNLAAAKIRSGWEDLVLAGGVESMSRVPMGSDGGAWAMDPMTSIRTGFAPQGIGADLIATLGGFTRRDVDTYAALSQERAAAAWKDGRFARSVVPVRDMNGLTVLDHDEHLRPGTTADSLAALKPSFAQIGERGGFDAVALQKYHWVEKIDHVHHAGNSSGIVDGASLVAIGSRETGERYGMTPRARIVSAAVSGSEPTIMLTGPAPASRKALAKAGLTVDDIDLVEINEAFAAVVLRYVAEMGLPLDKVNVNGGAIALGHPLGATGAMILGTLVDELERQDKRYGLVTLCVGGGMGVATIVERV